In the Deltaproteobacteria bacterium genome, GACCACCGCGGGCTCGCCGTTGAGCCGGCGGATGCTCGCGCGCAGCGGCACGGCGAGGCGCCGGTTGGCATTGGCCCACTGGCGCGACACGGCGCGGATGCCGAACGTCGGCTTTTTCGCCGCTTGAACTACACCACCGCCGTCGACGATGCCCCACACCTCTTCGTCGAGTAGCTCGGTTACGGCGTCGACCGAGCGCAGCGCGATCGCGCGCACCAAGCGATCGACAACCCCGCGATCGGCCACTGGATCGACATCGATGCGGTGGCGGCTGCGCGCCAGCGCCGTCCGCGCGCGATTGACAAGAGCCTTTGCTGCGTTCGCATTGGTCCCGAGTGAGTCGGCGATTTCGCTCAATGGATAGTCGCACACATCGTGAAGAATCAGCGCCGCGCGCTGGCGCCCCGAGAGTCGTTGCAGCGCCACGATGACCGCGAAGCGAACGTCGTCTTTCATGATCGTCGCGGCCTCGGGACTCGGCCCCGGCGCGACGCCAGGAAGAAGTTCCGGATCGTCGAGTGGATCGGCCAGATC is a window encoding:
- a CDS encoding sigma-70 family RNA polymerase sigma factor, whose translation is MNSTPSSTLLAAIERNRKRLWGLCYRMTGSRHDADDLSQEAIARSIEREDTLANHERLDGWLVRIATTVCLDHQRHQKIVRRVTDLADPLDDPELLPGVAPGPSPEAATIMKDDVRFAVIVALQRLSGRQRAALILHDVCDYPLSEIADSLGTNANAAKALVNRARTALARSRHRIDVDPVADRGVVDRLVRAIALRSVDAVTELLDEEVWGIVDGGGVVQAAKKPTFGIRAVSRQWANANRRLAVPLRASIRRLNGEPAVVVALEGVAGAFVASIHVETRAGRIAALRIVRDPTKLQHLSAEKPTCH